The Terriglobus tenax genome contains a region encoding:
- a CDS encoding DUF1440 domain-containing protein: MSNVKPNLLKGLLAGIAAGLVATAAKAVAEKFYPPHTHGEPEPHAVLAEKLGGKHLSPASKAVAAETIHWGFGALAGGAYGMLAEVYPSATARNGAQFGVVLGTLTQESALPRLGLAAEPEDQELREQSSEMISHVVYGVVTETVRSLVRRTL, translated from the coding sequence ATGTCGAACGTAAAGCCAAATCTGCTGAAGGGCCTGCTGGCGGGAATCGCCGCGGGCCTTGTCGCAACTGCCGCCAAGGCAGTCGCTGAGAAGTTCTACCCGCCCCACACGCATGGCGAACCCGAGCCCCACGCCGTGCTGGCAGAAAAGCTGGGTGGCAAACACCTGTCGCCCGCCAGCAAGGCCGTGGCGGCAGAGACAATCCACTGGGGCTTTGGAGCGCTGGCCGGTGGCGCCTATGGCATGCTGGCCGAGGTCTACCCCTCCGCAACCGCACGCAACGGAGCGCAGTTCGGCGTGGTGCTGGGAACCCTGACCCAGGAAAGCGCGCTGCCCAGGCTGGGACTTGCCGCGGAACCGGAAGACCAGGAACTGCGCGAGCAGAGCAGCGAGATGATCTCGCACGTGGTGTACGGCGTCGTAACGGAAACGGTGCGCTCGCTGGTCCGCCGCACGCTTTAA
- a CDS encoding nitrilase-related carbon-nitrogen hydrolase translates to MIKVSVAQAGSVMFDTVRTMERVEALCRDASKQGAQLLVLPEAMLGGYPRGLSFGATVGNRTDEGREHFRRYFEAAIVCPGPETAQLEALSRELNLHLVTGAVERAGSTLYCISLVVTPGGGIVAKHRKLMPTGSERLIWGCGDGSTMQVVQTEIGRIGTAICWENYMPLYRQHLYNQGVELWCAPTVDAREMWQTSMRHIAYEGRCFVLSACQQLRKADWPADLQGTGAEIDGRSLIVSPRGEMLAGPDVSPELLFADLDMEEIPRGRFDLDVAGHYSRPDVFHFETRKG, encoded by the coding sequence ATGATCAAGGTAAGCGTGGCTCAGGCCGGAAGCGTGATGTTCGATACCGTCCGCACCATGGAGCGTGTGGAAGCGCTGTGCCGGGATGCCTCGAAACAAGGCGCGCAGTTGCTGGTACTGCCGGAAGCTATGCTCGGCGGCTATCCCAGGGGGCTGAGCTTTGGCGCGACCGTGGGCAACCGTACCGACGAAGGCCGCGAACACTTCCGCCGTTATTTTGAAGCGGCCATTGTCTGTCCCGGGCCGGAGACGGCACAGCTCGAGGCGCTATCGCGCGAACTCAACCTGCATCTTGTCACCGGAGCGGTGGAACGCGCCGGCAGCACACTCTACTGCATCTCGCTGGTGGTCACCCCTGGCGGCGGTATCGTCGCGAAGCATCGCAAACTGATGCCCACCGGCTCGGAGCGGCTGATCTGGGGTTGCGGCGATGGCTCCACCATGCAGGTGGTGCAGACGGAGATTGGCCGCATCGGCACGGCCATCTGCTGGGAGAACTACATGCCGCTCTATCGCCAGCACCTGTACAACCAGGGTGTGGAGCTATGGTGCGCGCCCACCGTGGACGCTCGCGAGATGTGGCAGACCAGCATGCGGCACATTGCGTATGAAGGCCGTTGCTTCGTCTTGAGCGCCTGCCAGCAGCTCCGCAAGGCGGACTGGCCAGCCGATCTGCAGGGCACAGGAGCCGAGATTGACGGCCGCAGCCTGATCGTCTCGCCGCGTGGAGAGATGCTGGCCGGCCCGGATGTCAGCCCTGAGCTATTGTTTGCCGATCTGGATATGGAGGAGATTCCCCGGGGCCGTTTCGACCTGGATGTGGCCGGGCACTACAGCCGCCCGGATGTCTTTCACTTCGAGACGCGCAAGGGCTGA
- a CDS encoding Rossmann-fold NAD(P)-binding domain-containing protein codes for MRVLLFGASGMVGQGILRECLLAADVTEVLSIGRSPLLQKHPKLKEILLPNLFDIATAAYELTNFDAVFFPLGVSSFRMSEADYRYLTYDLTMNIATLVAKQSPEATFCYVSGAGTDANSKTMWARVKGELENALMRLPFADAFMFRPGAIRPLHGIKTKTPLYNAIYLAFSPVVPLLMKLFPRHITTTEEVGLAMLAVARKGYPKPILEPVDIRRAAGIAI; via the coding sequence ATGCGCGTTCTTCTCTTCGGAGCCAGCGGCATGGTGGGGCAGGGCATTCTGCGGGAGTGCCTGCTGGCCGCGGACGTCACCGAGGTGCTCTCGATTGGACGGTCGCCACTGCTGCAGAAGCACCCGAAGCTCAAAGAGATTCTTCTGCCCAACCTGTTTGACATCGCAACGGCGGCTTACGAGCTGACAAACTTTGACGCCGTCTTCTTCCCGCTTGGCGTGTCGTCCTTCCGCATGAGCGAGGCCGACTACCGCTACCTGACCTACGACCTGACGATGAACATTGCCACTCTGGTGGCAAAGCAGAGTCCGGAGGCGACCTTCTGCTATGTGTCGGGCGCTGGCACGGACGCCAACAGCAAAACGATGTGGGCGCGGGTGAAAGGTGAACTTGAGAATGCGCTGATGCGGCTGCCGTTTGCGGATGCCTTCATGTTCCGCCCCGGAGCGATTCGTCCGCTCCATGGAATCAAGACAAAAACTCCGCTCTACAACGCCATTTACCTGGCTTTCAGCCCGGTGGTGCCGCTGCTGATGAAGCTATTCCCGCGTCACATTACCACCACGGAAGAGGTGGGATTGGCCATGCTGGCGGTGGCAAGGAAGGGCTACCCGAAGCCGATCCTGGAGCCGGTCGATATCCGCCGTGCGGCAGGCATCGCAATTTAG
- a CDS encoding SDR family oxidoreductase, whose protein sequence is MSGSILVFGATGTVGASVVKGLLEKGEQVRAASRTAKQVLTAEPVRFEYDAPTDFDALFAGVDRAFILVPSGYVDPITPIAPVIDAAAARGVKIVFMSVLGVDADEEIPYRKLERRVEAAGVPYVIVRPNWFADNFHTFWKAGVVHGQIALPAAEGKSSFIDSRDIAASAVAALTTHKFDGRAFNLTGPEAFGYAEAAKILSRATGKTITYTATTDEAFIAMLTSVGVPADYAQMLAAIFAPVRAGYTAVVTGDVAELTGKQPISLATYAKDHAADLTA, encoded by the coding sequence ATGAGCGGTTCCATCCTGGTATTTGGCGCAACCGGAACGGTCGGCGCCTCGGTCGTAAAGGGGCTTCTGGAAAAGGGCGAGCAGGTCAGGGCGGCCTCGCGCACGGCAAAGCAGGTACTAACGGCCGAGCCGGTGAGGTTTGAGTACGACGCGCCCACGGACTTTGACGCGCTGTTCGCAGGCGTCGATCGCGCCTTCATTCTGGTGCCCAGCGGTTACGTCGACCCCATCACGCCCATCGCCCCGGTTATCGATGCAGCGGCAGCACGCGGTGTGAAGATCGTCTTCATGAGCGTGCTGGGGGTGGATGCAGACGAAGAGATTCCCTACCGCAAGCTGGAGCGCCGCGTGGAAGCTGCAGGTGTGCCGTATGTCATCGTGCGACCCAACTGGTTTGCGGACAACTTCCACACCTTCTGGAAGGCCGGCGTGGTGCATGGCCAGATCGCCCTGCCTGCGGCCGAGGGCAAGTCCAGCTTCATCGACTCGCGCGACATTGCCGCCAGCGCCGTTGCCGCGCTGACGACCCACAAGTTCGATGGCCGCGCCTTCAACCTGACCGGCCCCGAGGCCTTTGGTTATGCCGAGGCGGCGAAGATCCTCTCCCGCGCCACCGGCAAGACCATCACCTACACCGCCACCACGGACGAGGCGTTTATCGCCATGCTGACTTCGGTGGGCGTCCCGGCGGACTATGCGCAGATGCTGGCTGCGATCTTCGCCCCGGTGCGTGCCGGATACACGGCCGTCGTCACGGGGGATGTCGCGGAGCTGACGGGCAAGCAGCCGATCTCGCTGGCGACATATGCAAAGGACCATGCTGCCGACCTGACGGCCTAA
- a CDS encoding sodium:solute symporter family protein, whose amino-acid sequence MNVYALVLGIIVVTLLTVSLTRLSKVKTKADYLVAGRSLPAFVLVFTLLSSWIGSGSLLGGAENAYKHGFVALWQGGGGWAGLLLIYFIAPRARKFAQFTIPDLLEARYNQTARVLGVIAILFAFTAITSYQFIGGGDILALIFPGIISPMVGRYIIAGFVIFFTAIAGMSSVAYTDLVIGLLATVSLVVSFPLLVHHAGGWGAVHAALPPSYFTPLGDLSLVQAMEIFLPTCLLMLGNQSMYQKFFSAKSEKDAKVAVVGWIIGTVILETIIVGIAIVGNVLARLAGTQPYPREILAFTALHSLPSLLGAILMGAVFAKVISTANSFLFSPATNLINDIYVRYLSPDASDKKVLIISRLTVVMLGGWALWQAVGITSVLAKTLYAYTIYSAALTPVILAAFFWKRATAAAAVASIAAGTVVTVCWDTDVVKHLLPQFIAERDAIFPALLVSLLCLIVVSYLTPPPDKEHLARVSA is encoded by the coding sequence ATGAATGTGTACGCGCTTGTTCTTGGCATCATCGTGGTCACGCTGCTGACCGTCTCCCTGACACGCCTGTCCAAGGTGAAGACGAAGGCCGACTACCTGGTGGCAGGGCGGTCACTCCCCGCGTTTGTGCTGGTGTTCACACTGCTGTCCAGCTGGATCGGTTCCGGCTCGCTGCTGGGCGGTGCGGAGAACGCCTACAAACATGGCTTTGTGGCGCTGTGGCAGGGCGGAGGAGGATGGGCCGGGCTGCTGCTGATCTACTTCATTGCGCCGCGTGCGCGAAAGTTTGCGCAGTTCACCATTCCGGACCTGCTGGAGGCACGTTACAACCAGACAGCTCGCGTGCTCGGCGTCATCGCCATCCTGTTCGCGTTCACGGCCATTACCAGCTACCAGTTCATTGGCGGCGGCGACATTCTGGCGCTTATCTTTCCGGGAATAATTTCCCCGATGGTGGGCCGCTACATCATCGCGGGGTTTGTCATCTTCTTTACGGCGATTGCCGGCATGTCGTCCGTGGCATACACCGACCTGGTGATCGGCCTGCTGGCGACGGTATCGCTGGTGGTATCGTTCCCCCTGCTGGTGCATCATGCCGGTGGATGGGGTGCTGTACATGCGGCGCTGCCGCCCAGCTACTTTACGCCGCTGGGTGACCTGTCGCTGGTGCAGGCAATGGAGATCTTTCTGCCCACCTGCCTGCTGATGCTGGGAAATCAGTCGATGTATCAGAAGTTCTTCTCCGCCAAAAGCGAGAAGGACGCAAAAGTAGCGGTGGTGGGCTGGATCATCGGCACGGTGATCCTGGAAACGATCATCGTGGGCATTGCCATTGTGGGCAATGTGCTGGCGAGGCTGGCGGGCACTCAGCCGTATCCGCGTGAAATTCTCGCCTTCACCGCGCTGCATTCGCTGCCCAGCCTGCTGGGCGCAATCCTGATGGGAGCAGTCTTTGCGAAGGTGATCTCCACAGCGAACAGCTTCCTGTTTTCGCCTGCAACCAACCTGATCAACGATATCTATGTACGCTATCTTTCGCCGGACGCGTCAGATAAAAAGGTGTTGATCATCTCGCGCCTGACGGTTGTTATGCTGGGAGGGTGGGCACTGTGGCAGGCCGTGGGCATTACCAGCGTTCTGGCCAAAACACTGTATGCCTATACGATTTATTCAGCAGCGCTGACGCCCGTGATTCTGGCGGCTTTTTTCTGGAAACGTGCGACCGCCGCGGCGGCCGTAGCATCCATTGCTGCGGGTACGGTGGTAACGGTGTGTTGGGATACAGACGTGGTGAAACATCTGCTTCCGCAGTTCATTGCGGAACGGGACGCGATTTTTCCAGCTTTGCTGGTTTCACTGCTGTGCCTGATCGTTGTAAGCTACCTGACGCCGCCCCCAGATAAAGAACATCTGGCCCGGGTATCGGCCTAA
- a CDS encoding DUF167 domain-containing protein: MKLQQVGEDCLLPVRLHPGARKNAITGEHDGALKMALTAPPVDGKANEALLKFVAEWLGIAPSRVQLRSGQTSRTKVVLITRIPVAEVAAKIAAAAG, translated from the coding sequence GTGAAGCTGCAACAGGTGGGCGAGGATTGCCTGCTGCCGGTTCGGCTGCATCCCGGGGCGCGGAAGAATGCCATCACTGGCGAGCACGATGGAGCTCTGAAGATGGCCCTCACGGCTCCGCCCGTGGACGGCAAGGCGAATGAGGCGCTGCTGAAGTTTGTGGCGGAATGGTTGGGAATTGCACCATCGCGTGTGCAACTTCGCTCCGGGCAGACCAGCCGGACAAAAGTGGTGTTGATTACGCGCATACCGGTTGCCGAAGTAGCCGCGAAAATTGCCGCTGCAGCCGGCTGA
- a CDS encoding DMT family protein codes for MWTILLLFGSNIFMTIAWYGHLKHRDASLWKVILVSWLIAFFEYCLQVPANRLGAAKFSPEQLKVMQEVITMTVFGIFAVVYFGEKLRWNYFAAFGCLVGAAFFMFHKF; via the coding sequence ATGTGGACGATTCTGCTTCTCTTTGGTTCCAACATCTTCATGACCATCGCCTGGTACGGACACCTGAAACACCGCGACGCTTCCTTGTGGAAGGTGATCCTCGTTAGCTGGCTGATTGCCTTCTTTGAGTACTGCCTGCAGGTTCCGGCCAACCGGCTGGGCGCGGCCAAATTCTCCCCCGAACAGTTGAAGGTCATGCAGGAGGTCATCACCATGACCGTCTTCGGCATCTTCGCAGTGGTGTACTTCGGCGAGAAGCTGCGCTGGAATTACTTCGCGGCCTTCGGCTGCCTGGTGGGCGCGGCCTTCTTCATGTTCCACAAGTTTTAA
- the ahcY gene encoding adenosylhomocysteinase: MATATLEQTLPYKVADISLADWGRKELTIAEQEMPGLMSIRAKYAPSKPLKGVRVTGSLHMTIQTGVLIETLVELGADVRWASCNIFSTQDHAAAAIAAAGVPVFAWKGETLEEYWWCTDQALNFPGGLGPQLVVDDGGDVTLLIHKGVDLEKGDRSFVDSAEGSEEENVIKALLKKVLAENPTRWQNVAKEWRGVSEETTTGVHRLYKMMEQGKLLVPAINVNDSVTKSKFDNLYGCRESLADGIKRATDVMVAGKVAVICGYGDVGKGSAHSLRGMGARVIVTEIDPINALQAAMEGFEVTTIEETLGRGDIYVTCTGNLDIITLEHMEQMKDQAIVCNIGHFDNEIQMERLNASGATKLNIKPQVDKYTFAGGNAIFILAEGRLVNLGCATGHPSFVMSNSFSNQTLAQLDLWANKDTYKVGVYVLPKKLDEEVARLHLEKIGVKLTTLSQKQADYLGVPAEGPFKPEHYRY; encoded by the coding sequence ATGGCTACAGCCACTCTGGAACAAACTCTGCCCTACAAGGTAGCCGACATCTCGCTGGCCGACTGGGGCCGCAAGGAACTTACCATCGCCGAGCAGGAGATGCCCGGCCTGATGTCGATCCGCGCCAAGTATGCACCGTCGAAGCCGCTGAAGGGCGTCCGCGTAACCGGATCGCTGCATATGACCATCCAGACCGGTGTTCTGATTGAGACGCTGGTGGAACTGGGTGCCGATGTTCGCTGGGCAAGCTGCAATATCTTCTCCACGCAGGACCACGCCGCCGCCGCCATTGCCGCCGCAGGCGTTCCGGTCTTCGCCTGGAAGGGCGAGACGCTGGAAGAGTACTGGTGGTGCACGGACCAGGCGCTGAACTTCCCCGGAGGCCTTGGCCCGCAGCTCGTCGTGGACGACGGCGGCGATGTGACCCTGCTGATCCACAAGGGTGTGGACCTGGAGAAGGGCGATCGCTCGTTTGTGGACTCGGCTGAAGGCAGTGAAGAAGAGAACGTCATCAAGGCCCTGCTGAAGAAGGTTCTGGCTGAGAACCCGACCCGCTGGCAGAACGTTGCCAAGGAGTGGCGCGGTGTCTCGGAAGAGACCACCACCGGCGTTCACCGCCTGTACAAGATGATGGAGCAGGGCAAGCTGCTGGTGCCGGCCATCAACGTAAACGATTCGGTGACCAAGAGCAAGTTCGACAACCTGTATGGCTGCCGCGAGTCGCTGGCAGACGGCATCAAGCGCGCCACCGACGTGATGGTGGCCGGCAAGGTTGCCGTGATCTGCGGGTATGGCGACGTCGGCAAGGGCTCGGCGCACTCGCTGCGCGGCATGGGCGCTCGCGTTATCGTCACCGAGATTGACCCCATCAACGCACTGCAGGCCGCGATGGAAGGCTTCGAGGTCACCACGATTGAAGAGACACTGGGCCGCGGCGACATCTACGTCACCTGCACCGGCAACCTGGACATCATCACGCTCGAGCACATGGAGCAGATGAAGGATCAGGCCATCGTCTGCAACATTGGCCACTTCGACAACGAGATCCAGATGGAGCGCCTGAATGCTTCCGGCGCGACCAAGCTGAACATCAAGCCGCAGGTGGATAAGTACACCTTCGCCGGCGGCAACGCGATCTTCATTCTGGCCGAAGGCCGCCTGGTGAACCTGGGCTGCGCGACCGGCCACCCGAGCTTCGTGATGTCGAACAGCTTCAGCAACCAGACGCTGGCGCAGCTTGACCTGTGGGCGAACAAGGACACCTACAAGGTGGGCGTCTATGTTCTGCCGAAGAAGCTGGACGAGGAAGTGGCCCGCCTGCACCTGGAGAAGATCGGCGTGAAGCTGACCACGCTCTCGCAGAAGCAGGCCGACTACCTGGGTGTTCCGGCGGAAGGTCCGTTCAAGCCTGAGCACTACCGGTACTAG
- a CDS encoding winged helix-turn-helix transcriptional regulator: MVTAKKLPQALEDECCPQRPYDIYASDCPTRQVLDRIADKWALLILDCLRDGPVRFNQLRRELMGVSQKVLAETLRKLERDGLLVRTVYPTVPVSVEYTLTPLGTDLSRPVAQLAHWAETHMPSVLKAQQAYDATEKQRKLATPAVLNRGRG; the protein is encoded by the coding sequence ATGGTTACGGCAAAGAAACTACCTCAAGCTCTGGAAGACGAGTGCTGCCCGCAGCGGCCCTATGATATCTACGCCAGCGACTGCCCCACCCGCCAGGTGCTGGATCGCATCGCCGATAAGTGGGCCCTGCTGATTCTGGATTGCCTGCGCGACGGCCCGGTGCGCTTCAACCAGTTGCGGCGCGAGTTGATGGGCGTCTCGCAGAAGGTGTTGGCGGAGACACTTCGCAAGCTGGAGCGCGATGGCCTGCTTGTCCGTACGGTCTATCCCACGGTGCCGGTCTCGGTGGAGTACACGCTGACTCCGCTCGGCACGGACCTGTCACGGCCCGTGGCCCAGCTGGCGCACTGGGCAGAGACGCACATGCCCAGCGTGTTGAAGGCGCAACAGGCCTATGACGCGACGGAAAAACAACGCAAGCTGGCCACGCCGGCTGTGCTGAATCGGGGAAGAGGATGA
- a CDS encoding YggS family pyridoxal phosphate-dependent enzyme — protein MSIVKNLARVREQISAACAKTGRKESEVALMAVSKTHPAAAVEEAYAAGQRLFGENRVQEWEAKSAGLSLPDLDMHLIGPLQSNKTNKAAAIFQAIEAVDSLKIAQRLDKAAAELGKKLPILIEVKLSHEESKHGLAPEDLPALLEALPTLGSIVPVGLMTVPPLDAQQEAARPYFRRLRELRDQAQAKIASITQLSMGMSHDYTVAIEEGSTCVRVGTAIFGKREYPQP, from the coding sequence ATGTCGATCGTAAAAAACCTGGCGCGAGTGCGCGAGCAGATTTCCGCAGCCTGCGCGAAGACCGGACGCAAAGAATCCGAGGTAGCCCTGATGGCCGTCTCCAAGACCCATCCGGCAGCCGCCGTGGAAGAGGCCTACGCCGCCGGGCAGCGGCTGTTTGGCGAGAACCGCGTGCAGGAGTGGGAGGCGAAGTCCGCAGGACTCTCGCTGCCAGACCTCGATATGCACCTGATCGGGCCCCTGCAGTCGAACAAGACGAACAAAGCCGCCGCGATCTTCCAGGCCATTGAGGCAGTCGACTCCCTGAAGATCGCACAGCGTCTGGACAAGGCTGCGGCGGAGCTGGGGAAAAAGCTACCGATTCTGATCGAGGTGAAGCTGTCCCACGAGGAGTCAAAGCACGGCCTTGCTCCCGAGGACCTTCCAGCATTGCTGGAGGCTCTGCCCACGCTGGGCAGCATTGTCCCGGTGGGCCTGATGACGGTGCCTCCGCTGGACGCCCAGCAGGAGGCCGCGCGGCCGTACTTCCGCCGCCTGCGGGAGCTGCGCGACCAGGCGCAGGCGAAGATTGCCAGCATCACACAGCTCTCCATGGGCATGTCGCATGACTACACCGTAGCCATTGAAGAGGGCTCGACCTGCGTGCGCGTTGGAACGGCCATCTTCGGCAAGCGGGAGTATCCGCAGCCGTGA
- a CDS encoding DUF882 domain-containing protein, with translation MEFRRLACGAALSAALLLLFGSRTTVRANDLPTGMKPVPARPLEQFRLKMHHLHTGEDIDVVYKIGNEYVPSAVEKLNHFLRDHRTGDVATYDPKEFDTLHSLLAKLGKQNGVIDIVCGYRTPWSNNFLRGRSANTGVAKNSQHMQAKAIDIRVPGVTTARLRETALSLHAGGVGYYPVSQFVHVDVGPVRQWTYGAAHND, from the coding sequence ATGGAGTTTCGCCGCCTGGCTTGCGGAGCCGCACTGAGCGCCGCCCTTCTTCTTCTGTTCGGCTCACGCACAACCGTTCGAGCCAATGACCTTCCCACCGGCATGAAGCCCGTGCCCGCTCGCCCACTGGAGCAGTTTCGGCTGAAGATGCACCACCTGCACACGGGTGAGGACATCGACGTGGTCTACAAGATCGGCAACGAGTATGTGCCGTCGGCGGTGGAGAAGCTGAACCACTTCCTGCGCGACCACCGCACGGGCGATGTTGCGACCTACGATCCGAAGGAGTTCGACACGCTGCACAGCCTGCTGGCAAAGCTGGGCAAGCAGAACGGCGTCATCGACATCGTCTGCGGCTACCGCACGCCATGGAGCAACAACTTCCTTCGTGGACGGTCGGCGAACACGGGCGTCGCGAAGAACTCGCAGCACATGCAGGCCAAGGCGATTGATATCCGGGTGCCGGGCGTGACCACGGCCAGACTGCGCGAGACGGCCCTGAGCCTGCACGCGGGTGGAGTGGGATATTACCCGGTCTCCCAGTTTGTGCATGTGGATGTCGGCCCGGTGCGCCAGTGGACGTATGGGGCGGCGCATAACGATTAG
- a CDS encoding DUF503 domain-containing protein gives MPVARLTLELSIEHAQSLKDRRQAVRSLKDKLRHGFNISIAEMDDAALWNRATIGVAAISGSRDYVLGLLQQVEDAAHRIAPGLGAEILDAIVDVLEE, from the coding sequence ATGCCGGTCGCTCGGCTTACCCTCGAACTCAGCATCGAACATGCGCAGTCTTTGAAGGACCGCCGCCAGGCGGTTCGCTCCCTCAAAGACAAGCTGCGCCACGGCTTCAACATCTCGATCGCGGAGATGGATGATGCCGCGTTATGGAACCGCGCCACAATCGGCGTCGCGGCCATCTCCGGCTCGCGGGACTATGTTCTTGGACTGCTGCAGCAGGTGGAGGACGCAGCCCACCGCATCGCTCCCGGCCTGGGCGCGGAGATTCTGGACGCGATCGTCGATGTGCTGGAAGAGTAG
- a CDS encoding L,D-transpeptidase family protein, with product MNRKLLGGRLVAATMIAVLAVAGGCRRSRGVGKTLETFSPDYSSQLQQLDATGKLDLLRWPNYTDYKGYVQNFYAMREYRLAWTRDKKPVKATTDTIQLFQTIDRKGLNPEDYDASRWQQRLASLSSMSDDDLAKFDIAMTVCTMRMISDLHIGRVNPQHFDFDVNALGKRYDLPTFLAENVVDSDDVAKEIVKVEPDSDQYRATQQALGKYIDMARANPQWDALPAVAKPVTPGGDYPGLSALWQRLTLLGDAEGDAPQGTVYTQPVADAVKHFQHRHGLEDNGKLGPQTITALNISPSQRIHQFQDTLERWRWLPDQFLKAPLQVNLPEFVLRVHDPETHKLEFSMRVVVGKFIGQHQTPVFTQMMKYIVFRPYWTVTTNIARKEIAPQVAKDKGYITKKNFEVVNAKGEPVSGWTAESIAQGRVIVREKPGPKNSLGLVKFMFPNQYDIYMHSTPATQLFANSKRDFSHGCIRLQEPEKLANWVLKNQSEWTEEKIHEAMFNGQDNKTVVLKQPLPVVIFYATALVAEDGDIHFYDDVYKYDQQLEDVLKKGYPYPWFKEEVKPKTAPGETV from the coding sequence GTGAACAGGAAGCTCCTGGGTGGTCGTTTGGTCGCCGCAACCATGATTGCGGTTCTGGCAGTAGCAGGTGGTTGCAGACGTTCCCGCGGTGTCGGCAAAACGCTCGAAACCTTCTCCCCGGATTATTCCAGTCAGTTGCAGCAGTTGGATGCCACCGGCAAGCTCGACCTGCTGCGCTGGCCCAACTACACCGACTACAAGGGCTACGTGCAGAACTTCTACGCCATGCGCGAGTACCGTCTGGCCTGGACGCGCGACAAGAAGCCGGTGAAGGCCACAACGGACACCATCCAGCTCTTCCAGACCATTGACCGCAAGGGCCTGAACCCTGAGGATTACGATGCCAGCCGCTGGCAGCAGCGCCTCGCCTCTCTCTCCAGCATGTCCGACGACGACCTGGCGAAGTTCGACATCGCCATGACCGTCTGCACCATGCGCATGATCAGCGACCTGCACATCGGCCGGGTCAACCCGCAGCACTTTGACTTCGACGTGAACGCGCTGGGCAAACGGTATGACCTGCCTACTTTCCTGGCGGAAAACGTCGTTGACTCTGACGACGTCGCCAAGGAGATCGTCAAGGTAGAGCCGGACAGCGACCAGTACCGCGCCACGCAGCAGGCGCTGGGCAAGTACATCGATATGGCCAGGGCCAACCCGCAGTGGGATGCCTTGCCCGCTGTCGCAAAGCCCGTCACTCCCGGCGGCGATTACCCAGGCCTGTCCGCCCTGTGGCAGCGGCTCACATTGCTGGGTGACGCCGAGGGCGACGCTCCGCAGGGCACGGTCTATACACAGCCGGTAGCCGATGCCGTCAAGCACTTCCAGCACCGCCATGGGCTGGAAGACAACGGCAAGCTCGGCCCGCAGACCATCACCGCACTCAACATTTCACCCTCGCAGCGCATCCACCAGTTCCAGGACACGCTGGAGCGCTGGCGCTGGCTGCCCGACCAGTTCCTGAAGGCGCCCCTGCAGGTCAACCTGCCGGAGTTTGTCCTGCGCGTACATGACCCCGAAACCCACAAGCTTGAGTTCAGTATGCGCGTGGTGGTCGGCAAATTCATCGGCCAGCACCAGACGCCGGTCTTCACGCAGATGATGAAGTACATCGTCTTCCGCCCCTACTGGACGGTGACCACGAACATCGCGCGCAAAGAGATTGCTCCGCAGGTAGCCAAAGACAAGGGCTACATCACGAAGAAGAACTTTGAGGTAGTGAACGCCAAGGGCGAGCCGGTCAGCGGCTGGACCGCTGAATCCATCGCACAGGGCCGCGTGATCGTGCGCGAAAAGCCCGGCCCCAAGAACTCGCTCGGCCTGGTGAAGTTCATGTTCCCCAACCAGTACGACATCTACATGCACTCCACGCCCGCGACGCAGTTATTCGCGAACAGCAAGCGCGACTTCAGTCACGGATGCATCCGCCTGCAGGAGCCGGAGAAGCTGGCCAACTGGGTGCTGAAGAACCAGTCGGAGTGGACCGAAGAAAAGATCCACGAAGCCATGTTCAACGGCCAGGACAACAAGACCGTTGTCCTGAAGCAGCCGCTTCCGGTGGTCATCTTCTACGCCACGGCCCTGGTGGCTGAGGACGGCGATATCCACTTCTACGACGATGTCTATAAATATGACCAGCAGCTTGAGGATGTGTTGAAGAAGGGGTATCCCTACCCTTGGTTCAAGGAAGAGGTCAAGCCGAAGACTGCTCCGGGAGAGACTGTTTAG